TCTTTTTTAGGGAAAATTGCAAAAGTTGTAATCGAAAATTATTCAGAGAAACTTACTGAAACTACGATCATTCTGCCAAATAAAAGAGCAAAGGTTTTTTTAATTGAAGAGCTTAAAAAAGAAACAAATAAAACTATTATTTCTCCAAACATTATAAGTATTGAAGACTTTGTACAGGATGTTGCATCAATACGATCTATAGATTCGATTGAACTGTTGTTTGAGTTTTACGAAGTTTATTTATCTGTAACAGAAAAACAGCATCAGCAGACTTTTGAATTATTTGCCAATTGGGCAAAAACACTGCTTCAGGATTTTAATGAAATTGACCGCTATCTTCTTGAACCAAATCACGTTTTATCTTACCTGAAAGATATTGAGGATATAAAAAAATGGGGAATAGAAGTAGAAAACAAAACAAAACTTCTTGAAAATTATATCGACTTCTGGAAACTGCTTCCGCTTTATTATACTTCCTTATACGAGCATTTACTGAATAAAGGAATTGGTTATCAGGGATTAATTTACAGGGAAGCCGTAAATAACCTGAATCATTTTTCGAATACTATTTCGGGGCTGAATTTTATTTTTGCCGGATTTAATGCGTTGAATGCAGCCGAGGAAAGAATTGTGCAGCATCTTTTGGCATTGGATCAGGCTAAAATCTATTGGGATTCTGATCAGGTATTTTTAAATGACCCTTATCATGATGCGGGGCTTTTTGTACGCCGATTTAAAGAAAGCTGGAAACATTATAAATCACATCCTTTTGAGTGGATTGTAGATGATTTTTCGCAGTCAAAAAATATTCAGGTAATCGGTACGCCAAAAACCATAGGTCAGGCTAAACTTGCTGGAAGTATAATTGAAAATTTAATTAATGAAAATCCCGCAGAATCTCTGGATAAAGTTGCGGTTGTTTTAGGAGAGGAAAATTTATTAATTCCTGTTTTATATTCGCTTCCGTCTTCGGTTGGGGCACTTAATATTACGATGGGATATTCCGGAAAAAATAACCCTTCTCAAATATTGGTGGCGAAGTTTTTTAAAATGCATACCAACGCGCTTTCACGTGCGGGAGAAAGTTATGTGTTTTATTATAAAGATGTTTTGGATATTCTGACACATCCTTTGGTAGAGCCGTATGCGAACTGCAGTCATCTGGTGAGGATAATAAAAGAGAATAATTATACTTTTATTACACTGAATAAGATTTTGGAGCTTAATCCGGATCCTTCCAGAATGTTTTCTTTATTATTTCAGAAATGGGACAAAGGATCGATCGCGGTTCTTGAAACTATTTCGGCGCTTTTACTTTTAATAAAAGAAAATTTCAGCAATGATAATCAGGAAGAAAAAATAGCTAAGACTTTTGTTTATGCTGTTTTTAAAGTGATAAACAAGCTCATTAATTATTATTCACAGCACAATCATATTGATAATATTAATACACTCCATGCGATTTATAAACAAATCATAGATGTGGCCGAAGTTTCGTTTGAAGGAGAACCGTTACGGGGGCTTCAGATTATGGGGGTTCTGGAAAGCCGTGTGCTTGATTTTGAAACCGTGATTGTAACTTCGATGAATGAAGGCAAATTTCCGGCAGGAAAATCTCAGAATTCATTTATTCCGTATGATGTTAAAAAAGAATTAGGACTGCCGACTTTCAAGGAGAAGGATGCTATTTATACCTATCATTTTTATCATCTGCTGCAAAGGGCGAAAAACATTTACCTTGTTTATAACACCGAAAACGACGGGCTTGATGCCGGGGAACGAAGCCGTTTTATAACGCAGCTTGAAGTTGAAAAACAAAAAAATCACAATCTCACTTTTGATATTTATAATCCTGTTTTGCCTGCAACAGCTTATCAGCCTATGGTGATTCCGAAATCGGAGGCTGTTTTGGAAAGACTGCGCGAAATAGCGGCTGCAGGATTTTCTCCATCGGCATTAACGAGTTATATCCGAAACCCGATCGATTTTTATTTTCAAAAAATTCTCCGAATACGTGAAGTAGAGGAAGTAGAAGAAAATATTGCTTTGAATACACTCGGGACGATTATTCACGAAACATTAAAAGCTTTATATGAGCCTTTTATTGGCAGGTTTATTTCGGAAACAGATCTTTTAAATTGTTTCAAATTACTCGATGATGAAGTTTTGAAACAATTCAGGTTGGTTTACAAAGAAGGAGAAATTAAAAAAGGCCGTAATCTTTTGGCTTTTGAAGTTGCAAAACGTAACGTTTTTAACTTTTTAAAAATGGAGCTGGATTCTTTGAAAAACGGCGATGCTGTTAAAATCATTGCATTGGAACAGACTTACCAGAGAGAACTCGAACATCCCGGTCTGCCTTTTCCGGTTTTAATTAAAGGAAATGTTGACAGAATCGAACTTAGAAACGGCAGAATCAGAATTATCGATTATAAGACCGGAAAAGTCGAAAAAACAAACGTAGTTCTTAAATCCTGGACCGGATTAACTCAGGAGCTTAAAAACGACAAAATAATTCAGGTTTTAGCTTATGCTTATATGTTCGAAAATGAAGCAGGAGATGTACCTGTTGAAGTTGGAATTATTTCGTTTAAAAATCTTAAGTCAGGATTTCTTCCTTTTGGTTTTAAAGAAGAAAAAGACATGGAAGTTATTGTAAGTAAGGTAATTCTGAAAAGTTATCTGGAAGAAATTGTCTTGCTTTTAAGTGAAATATTCAATCCTGAAATTCCATTTGAAGAAAAAATCTAACCGGGATCTGCTTTTTAAAAAGCGGTAATTTTTTCACCGATAAACAAAACAGCACTTTTTTTAGTTTAAATTGGAGTATTCAATCTGTTTCAGATTAAAAAATTACCTGTTTGTTTAATGGGAAATGAAGCTCTGCAATAGCAGAAAGGATTTTTTAGATTGAAAAAAGGGAATGTTACATTGAATATTTTTACGACTTACCGATTTAACTGACTCTTGAAATTTTATCTGAATAATTGAAAAATCTTGTAGAGAATATAAAATAAGTTATCTGTTAAAATTGTAATCCTGATTTGGAAAGAATCTATTTACAGATAAAAATATAATTGGCATAACATAAAGGAAAAAGGTGCAATAATTAATCTATAATTATTGCACCTTTTTGTAAGTGGTTTTTAACTAAATATTTTTTTGAAGAAGCCTTTTTTAACTTGTTCCGGAGAATTCGGATTGTTAATTGGTCCGTTTTCAAATCGAAATCTTCTAAACTTCATCAGCTTTACATTTAAGTCAAAGCGTAATTCATCAACTGTTTTCATCGGAAAATTTTTTGCAAATTTACGAAAAACATCCAGCAAAATAAGGGAATGGCAAATGTTAATTTAAATATTGAGTTTTATGGATCAAAATGTTTGAATTTTGATAATATATCTTTTTTCTGTTAAATTTTTTTAAATATTTTCTTTTAAAAAACGGGATTAATTGTACTATAAATAAAAGTGATTCAGCTAGTTGTGTCTTGAGTTTTTTTTAACAAGTGTTTAGGGATCATTTTTATTTTTTACAAATAACTTTGATCTTTTAGAATAAAATTAATGTATATGGTTGATTTAAATACGCTGGTAGAAGAAACAGGGGCAGAGTCGGGAATTACTTTTAATATTGACGGAATTTTAATGGAATCTGTTAATTTAGAATACGATGGAAACGTGGCTGCAATGATTGGGATGATTTTGAAAATGTGTCTTGAAATGTCAGAAGATGTTAATAATGGAGATTTGAAGCAGGTAATGATCAAAAACAACGACGGAATTGTGGTGGCAAACAAAGATCAGGATGATAACTGTGTGGCGCTTCTTTCTAAAGATATTAGCAAAATGGGACTTTTGCTTAGAAAAATGGATACGATTTTTAATAATTAATTTTAAACCAAATTTTATATATAAAACATGTCAGATTTTTTACAGAATTTTCAAAATGATTTAAGAGAGAATGTTAGCGGATTTATTGCGGTTTCAGTAACTGAAGTTGAGACAGGAATGTCTTACTGTTCGCTTTCTGTAAATCCGGATTTTGACCCGGAACTAGCTTCTGCTTATAATTTAGAAGTTGTAAAAGCAAAATTAAACGCTATTAAAGCTTTGGGATTAACTCAAAAAATCAACGATATTTTAATTACATTGACAGATCAAATACATATTTTAGATGTTTCTGAAGATGGAAAATACTTTATTTATTTAGCAGTTGACAGTAATAAAGCAAATCTTGGATTAACAAGAGCTACTTTGTCTAAATTCAAAAAAGACATTATTACGAAACTATAATTTTTGCCCCCAAAATGAAGAAAAGGCTGTTCCACTTATGCGGAATGGCCTTTTCTGCTTTTATGAATTATCTTTTTATTTGAAGAATTCTAATAATACGGCTTTTAGTTCTTCTTTGTTTTCGATCTGGCTCATATGGCCGTCATCAAAAGAAGCTAATTGAACGGAAGTCCCTTTAATTTGCGGCAGACTTTCTTCGTAGTTTAAAACCGTATCTTTTTTGCCTAAAATTAAAAGTACAGGAAATAAATCTTTGCGCAGCAGTTCTTCTCTGTCTTTTCTTATTTTCATTCCTTCCAGCGAGGCTATAATTCCCTGTAAAGGTGTTTTTAAGGCTTCGGCTTTTGCTTTTTCAATTTCTGAGGCTAAACGTGTTCTGTTGTTTTCGCTGAACAAATTGCCAATAGCAAGACTCACGAAGTTTGTATAATTCTGTTTGACAGCCTTTATGGCTCTTGTTCTGTTTGTTTTTTTCTCTTCACTGTCTTCTTTAGAAGTAGAATTGAGCAGAACCAGTTTTTGGATTTTCTTCGGGAATAATTCGGCGAAAGCCAAACCAACATAACCGCCCATTGAATGCCCCAGAATGATTGCTTTTTCGATATTTAAGTTTTCCAGAACTTTGTTAACTGCTTTGGCATTGTCTTCCATTTCATGAACATAACCCAGAGAATCTGATTCGCCATGACCTAATAAATCGACGGTAATAACACGGTATTTTTTTGAAAATAAATCAACATAGTCTGTCCACATTTTTTTGTTTTCTAAAAAACCGTGCAGTAATACGATTGCTGTTCCTTCACCAGAATCGGTAAAAGATATTTTGGTGTTTTTGTAAAGTACTTGATTCAAAATGGAAAATTTAAATAACAAAAATACGCTATTTTATCAGCCAGATGAAATATAAGATAAAATTTAAGAAGGAGCTTTTTTGAGATTCTCTCAAGGATGCATACGCTCTTTTCATTTGAGTTTTTACCGTGTTTATTGAGATATTCTGGTTTTCTGCAATTTCGGCATAGCTTAATCCTTCAACAACATGGGATATAAAAATTTCTCTTCTGGCCTGCGGAATCTTTTCGACTAAAGTCTGAATTTTAGGCTTTTTGTTTTCTTCGATGTTTTCAAATGCAATTTGTTCTTCGGCTTTTGGAACAGCTATTTTTTTGGTTTGTAAACTGATGGTTTTGTTTTTTTCTACATATTGAAGGCTTAAATTTTTTACTGCTTTTGCTCCGTAAGCTTTAAATGAAACGGTAAAGTTTATGGCTTCTTCTTTTTCCCATAAATAAATAAAAAAATCCTGAACAATATCTTTCGCTGTGTGTTTGTCCTTGACTATGCTAAAGGCAGTCAAAGAAAAAAACACAAAATGCTCTTTGTATAAGGCTTCAAATATTTTTAAATCTTTATGATTTACCATCTAAAAAATAACATTTATTGTTTTGTAATGGATTGTATAGTGTCAAATGTAAAATAAAAACTTAATTTTTTTTCATAATGTGTAAAAAAAATCAAAATATATTGATTTGTTGTCACCCTAAAAAAAAGTTTTCCCAACATAATAAAAACCACTATATAAAAAACAATGATTCCAAACACAAAATTGATTAATGTTCTAAAGGAAATAACGTCCGATGGAACTTTTGATGTTTCTAAAATAGCATCATTACCTCCTGAAGATCAGGAATTAATAAAAAACCTCCAGAACAGCGGCCTGCTCGAAGAAGCACTGCTGTATGCAGAATCTGTGGATGTTGATGAAAATTGGGAAGAATTGCAGGAGAAATTAAATAGTGATGAAAAATCAATTCTGGTAAATTGGAAAAGTATTTTTCAGTATGCAGCGGTCTTTTTGTGCCTTTTGAGTTTGGTTTATCTTTTTCAATACAAAAATGATAGACACAATGAAGCAAAAATACCTTCTGATGCAATTCAGCTGATTTTAGAAAATGGAGATATTCAGGTTTTAAATGCTGAAGGAGAACAGCAAATAATAAAAAAAGACGGAGAAGTGGTTGCTTCTCAAAAGGATAACACAATTAATTATCAGTCGGATAATTTGAGAGGTAAATTGGTTTACAACGAAATTAAAATTCCCAATGGCAAAACTTTTAAAGTAACGCTGTCTGACGGGACTGTTGTAAATATTAATGCGGGATCTTCATTAAAATATCCGGTTCAATTTGTTAAAGGACACAGCAGAGAAGTTGTCTTAGAGGGCGAAGCTTTTTTTGATGTTGCAAAAGATAAAGCTCATCCGTTTATTGTAAAAACAAGAGGGGTAGATGTGAAGGTTTTAGGAACAAAGTTTAATGTGAGTTCATATAAAGAAGATTTAGATATTTATACCGTGCTGGTTGAAGGTTCGGTTAGTTTATCTGACAAGGTGAATCAAAAAGCAATACTGGTTCCCGGTGAAAAAGGAACCTGGAATAATAAAAATGCAGAAATAGCTGTAGATAAAGTCGATACTCGTTTTTATACAGAGTGGGTAAATGGCGAAATTGTTTTTAGAAAAACAGCTTTTAGAGACATCATCATAAAACTGGAGAGAACTTATGACGTTACAATTGAAAATAACAGGAAAGATATTTTAGATAAAAAATTTAATGCCAGTTTCAATAAAAATATTGAAAGCATAGAAAAGGTATTAGAAACAATGAGTAAGATTCAAGGCTTTACTTATAAGAAAGAAGGAAGGCTTATAAAAATTAACTAACTAATTTACTAACCAACTAAAAACCAATTTTTTTATGAAGTGATAATGTAATTCTTTTTGAGAAATACAAGAAAGAAAATCGGAAAATAGGACGAGTATTTCCCGATTTAGTATTGTGTTTTAAACGACGTATCGAAATTAAATCATTTAAAATCAATCCAAAATTATGAAAAAAATAATTAAGAGGAATTGGCCTGGCCGCTATATGCCTAAAATTAGTCTTAGAATGAAATTAACTACATTTTTTTTGATGCTTTCTTTGATGAAAATTCAAGCTGGTGTCTATTCGCAAAATACAAAGCTGACATTAAACTTAAATAATGTTCCTGTCGAAAAGCTGTTTAACAAAGTAGAATCTGTTTCTCAATACAGGTTTCTTTTTGAAAGCAGTGCAATTGACTTAAATAGAAAAGTAACCATTAATGTTAAGAAAAAAGGAATAGCTGAAATACTGGAAGAAGTATTTAAGAATACCGATATCTCTTATAGTATAAATGACCGCCAGATTATATTGGTCAGGAAAAAACAACAGATAAATTTAACAGAAAAACATTCTGCTGAAAAATTAGCAGTAGAACAAGGTATAGAAATTACAGGGGTAGTGACGGACTCCCAAAACATGCCTGTTCCCGGAGCTAATGTTAACGAAAAAGGAACAAAAAATGGTGTGTCGACCGACTTAGACGGAAAGTTTGCCATTCGCGTAAGCGGATCAAGCAGTGTATTGGTTTTTTCCTTTATCGGATTTGAGAATAAAGAGGTAACAGTTGGTCAGAGTAAGTCTTTAAGTGTAATTCTAAGCGAACAAAATTCGGCATTAAACGAAGTTATAGTGGTGGGTTACGGATCTGTAAAGAAAAAAGACTTGACAGGAGCTGTGGCAACAGTTAAATCATCAGATATTCTTTTGAGTCCTGTGGCTAGTCCAATGGAGGCCCTTCAAGGAAGAGTTTCAGGTATGGATATTCAGCGTGGATCTGGAAAAGCAGGCACTTCTCCAAAGGTATTAGTAAGAGGAAACAGATCTTTAACAGCAAGTCAGGACCCGTTGTATATTGTTGACGGAATTCCTTCGAGTATTGATAATTTAAATACAAATGATATTGAGAGTATTGATGTTTTAAAAGACGCTTCGTCTACAGCAATATACGGTTCTTCAGGAGCTAACGGAGTTATTATAGTTACGACTAAAAAGGCAAAAGCAGGAAAGACACAAATAGATTTTAACAGCTATTTTGGATTAAATGGTTTCTCCTCTTTTCCGGCTCCGCTTACTGGAGAGAGATGGCTGAATTATAAAAAAGACAGATTTTATCTGGACAACGGCTACGAAGCAACAAATTTAACCGATTTAGGTTTGAACGCATCGGCAGTTGCAGCAATCGAAAAAGGGCAATATGTAAATTGGATTGATGAAAGTCTGCAGGTCGGAATACAGCAAAATCATAATCTTTTTATGAGAGGAGGATCAGAAAAAGTTCAGGGTTATTTTTCTTTAGGATATGTGGGAGAAGAAGGGATTTATCAAAATGATAAAATGAACAAATTTAACTCGAGAGGAGGAATTGATCTTAAATTCAGCGATAAATTCAAGACTGGTTTTCAATTGATTTTAAATTATAGCAAAGGAAGCACAACAAATAGCAGAATTAACAAAGCCTACAGCGTTTACCCGTTAGGAGTGCCATTTGATGAAGATGGAGTTGTAAATCTTTATCCGTTAGAAGGAGATCCTAATAACATTAGCATTCTGGCAAATAATTATCCAGGGGCTTTTGCAGATGAAACTATAGGTTATAATGTGCAATTTAACCCTTATCTTGAATTTGAATTTGCCAAAAATTTTAAACTGAGATCTAATCTGGGAACTAAATTTTCTGGAAACAGAGCCGGTACTTTTCAAAATAAAAATTCATACAATTTACTGACAGAAGGAAGAACGGCAAGTGAGGCAACTTACAACATAGAACTGGCTTACAGTTATATTTGGGAAAATATATTGAATTACAATTTTAAACTTGGAAAAGATCATGAGTTTACTGCAACAGGAATCACTTCCTGGGCAGATAGCAGAGAAGAAGGATCTTATATGGGAGGGAATGGTTTAGATTACGATGATTTCTTGTTCTACAATATGGGCGCTGTAAAAAATCTTACTACGAGAATGAATACCTACAGCCAGTTTAACAGAATGTCATTTGCTGGACGTCTTAACTATAGTTTTAAAGGGAAGTATCTTTTTCAATTAACCAATAGATGGGACGGAGTTTCTCCCTTGGCAGAGGGTAACAAATGGTCCTCTTTCCCTTCGGCATCGGTAGCCTGGCGCATCAGCGATGAAGGTTTTATGCAGGGAACAAGTTCATGGCTTAATAATCTAAAACTAAGACTTGGTTATGGTGTTTCAGGATCGGCAAATATTGACCCGTATTCTAGTTTAACACGTACATCGACCAAAACCAGCAATCTTTCTCTTGGCGGTGGTACAGTTTTGCCTTTGTATGTTCCTACTGAGCATATTTCAAATCCAGATTTAACATGGGAACGCTCTACAAATACGAATTTAGGTTTAGATGTTTCTGTATTGCGTAATAAAATAGATCTTGTGGCCGAATACTACTGGACCAATACAGATGGTATTTTGTGGGATCGCCGTCTGCCTACTAGTTCAGGAGGTTATGATGCTAAAACACCTTATAAAAAGACGTCTAATATTGCGGCTTCTAAAAATGAAGGATTCGAATTGGCTATAAATACTAAAAATATCGAAACTGAAAACTTCAAATGGAGCACTTCATTTACGTATACCCACGCAAAAGAAAAGCTTACAAATATTGATTTGGGGAATTTAAGTGTCAGCCAGTTAATTTCTGAAGGTCTTTTCATCGGACAAACTCCTGCAGCAGGAGGGGTGTTTTATGATTATAAAAAAATAGGAATCTGGCAATTAGGACAAGAAGCAGAAGCGGCCTTGTACGGAGCGAAACCGGGAGATATTAAACTGCAGACTGTAGAGCAATTTGATGCCAACGGAGTATCTGATAATGGTGTGCATGTTTATTCTACAAAAGACAGAATGATTGTTGGTAACAATGTTCCGGACTATTTTTTTGGATTACAAAACACCTTAAAATATAAAAATTTTGATTTTACGGTATTTGTAAACGGAAGATACGGCGGTATGATGCGTGCGCAGGTACTTGGATATTGGAACAAAGAAGCACAGCCGTCTACATACGATTACTGGACACAAGATAACCCTACAAACGATTTTCCGAGACCCGGAGGAACTTTCAATACGCAATTTCAGTCGGCATTAGAATTGGTAGATGCATCTTATATCAAAATCAAAAATATTACGATTGGCTACTCTATGCCGGAAGATTTTCTTAAAAAAAGCGGCCTGAATTCTTTAAGGCTGTATGCAACAGCTTACAATCCTTTTGTTTTTAGCCGCAGCCATTTATTAAAAGATGTTGATCCGGAAAACGGAGGGTCAGATTCTTTCCCATTATTTAAACAAGTTATTTTCGGTCTTAATTTATCATTGTAATATGAAAAAGTATATAAAATTAAAAATAGTA
This portion of the Flavobacterium gelatinilyticum genome encodes:
- a CDS encoding PD-(D/E)XK nuclease family protein, whose translation is MIDNSFLGKIAKVVIENYSEKLTETTIILPNKRAKVFLIEELKKETNKTIISPNIISIEDFVQDVASIRSIDSIELLFEFYEVYLSVTEKQHQQTFELFANWAKTLLQDFNEIDRYLLEPNHVLSYLKDIEDIKKWGIEVENKTKLLENYIDFWKLLPLYYTSLYEHLLNKGIGYQGLIYREAVNNLNHFSNTISGLNFIFAGFNALNAAEERIVQHLLALDQAKIYWDSDQVFLNDPYHDAGLFVRRFKESWKHYKSHPFEWIVDDFSQSKNIQVIGTPKTIGQAKLAGSIIENLINENPAESLDKVAVVLGEENLLIPVLYSLPSSVGALNITMGYSGKNNPSQILVAKFFKMHTNALSRAGESYVFYYKDVLDILTHPLVEPYANCSHLVRIIKENNYTFITLNKILELNPDPSRMFSLLFQKWDKGSIAVLETISALLLLIKENFSNDNQEEKIAKTFVYAVFKVINKLINYYSQHNHIDNINTLHAIYKQIIDVAEVSFEGEPLRGLQIMGVLESRVLDFETVIVTSMNEGKFPAGKSQNSFIPYDVKKELGLPTFKEKDAIYTYHFYHLLQRAKNIYLVYNTENDGLDAGERSRFITQLEVEKQKNHNLTFDIYNPVLPATAYQPMVIPKSEAVLERLREIAAAGFSPSALTSYIRNPIDFYFQKILRIREVEEVEENIALNTLGTIIHETLKALYEPFIGRFISETDLLNCFKLLDDEVLKQFRLVYKEGEIKKGRNLLAFEVAKRNVFNFLKMELDSLKNGDAVKIIALEQTYQRELEHPGLPFPVLIKGNVDRIELRNGRIRIIDYKTGKVEKTNVVLKSWTGLTQELKNDKIIQVLAYAYMFENEAGDVPVEVGIISFKNLKSGFLPFGFKEEKDMEVIVSKVILKSYLEEIVLLLSEIFNPEIPFEEKI
- a CDS encoding roadblock/LC7 domain-containing protein; its protein translation is MVDLNTLVEETGAESGITFNIDGILMESVNLEYDGNVAAMIGMILKMCLEMSEDVNNGDLKQVMIKNNDGIVVANKDQDDNCVALLSKDISKMGLLLRKMDTIFNN
- a CDS encoding alpha/beta fold hydrolase, with protein sequence MNQVLYKNTKISFTDSGEGTAIVLLHGFLENKKMWTDYVDLFSKKYRVITVDLLGHGESDSLGYVHEMEDNAKAVNKVLENLNIEKAIILGHSMGGYVGLAFAELFPKKIQKLVLLNSTSKEDSEEKKTNRTRAIKAVKQNYTNFVSLAIGNLFSENNRTRLASEIEKAKAEALKTPLQGIIASLEGMKIRKDREELLRKDLFPVLLILGKKDTVLNYEESLPQIKGTSVQLASFDDGHMSQIENKEELKAVLLEFFK
- a CDS encoding sigma-70 family RNA polymerase sigma factor; translated protein: MVNHKDLKIFEALYKEHFVFFSLTAFSIVKDKHTAKDIVQDFFIYLWEKEEAINFTVSFKAYGAKAVKNLSLQYVEKNKTISLQTKKIAVPKAEEQIAFENIEENKKPKIQTLVEKIPQARREIFISHVVEGLSYAEIAENQNISINTVKTQMKRAYASLRESQKSSFLNFILYFIWLIK
- a CDS encoding FecR family protein; its protein translation is MIPNTKLINVLKEITSDGTFDVSKIASLPPEDQELIKNLQNSGLLEEALLYAESVDVDENWEELQEKLNSDEKSILVNWKSIFQYAAVFLCLLSLVYLFQYKNDRHNEAKIPSDAIQLILENGDIQVLNAEGEQQIIKKDGEVVASQKDNTINYQSDNLRGKLVYNEIKIPNGKTFKVTLSDGTVVNINAGSSLKYPVQFVKGHSREVVLEGEAFFDVAKDKAHPFIVKTRGVDVKVLGTKFNVSSYKEDLDIYTVLVEGSVSLSDKVNQKAILVPGEKGTWNNKNAEIAVDKVDTRFYTEWVNGEIVFRKTAFRDIIIKLERTYDVTIENNRKDILDKKFNASFNKNIESIEKVLETMSKIQGFTYKKEGRLIKIN
- a CDS encoding TonB-dependent receptor, with protein sequence MKLTTFFLMLSLMKIQAGVYSQNTKLTLNLNNVPVEKLFNKVESVSQYRFLFESSAIDLNRKVTINVKKKGIAEILEEVFKNTDISYSINDRQIILVRKKQQINLTEKHSAEKLAVEQGIEITGVVTDSQNMPVPGANVNEKGTKNGVSTDLDGKFAIRVSGSSSVLVFSFIGFENKEVTVGQSKSLSVILSEQNSALNEVIVVGYGSVKKKDLTGAVATVKSSDILLSPVASPMEALQGRVSGMDIQRGSGKAGTSPKVLVRGNRSLTASQDPLYIVDGIPSSIDNLNTNDIESIDVLKDASSTAIYGSSGANGVIIVTTKKAKAGKTQIDFNSYFGLNGFSSFPAPLTGERWLNYKKDRFYLDNGYEATNLTDLGLNASAVAAIEKGQYVNWIDESLQVGIQQNHNLFMRGGSEKVQGYFSLGYVGEEGIYQNDKMNKFNSRGGIDLKFSDKFKTGFQLILNYSKGSTTNSRINKAYSVYPLGVPFDEDGVVNLYPLEGDPNNISILANNYPGAFADETIGYNVQFNPYLEFEFAKNFKLRSNLGTKFSGNRAGTFQNKNSYNLLTEGRTASEATYNIELAYSYIWENILNYNFKLGKDHEFTATGITSWADSREEGSYMGGNGLDYDDFLFYNMGAVKNLTTRMNTYSQFNRMSFAGRLNYSFKGKYLFQLTNRWDGVSPLAEGNKWSSFPSASVAWRISDEGFMQGTSSWLNNLKLRLGYGVSGSANIDPYSSLTRTSTKTSNLSLGGGTVLPLYVPTEHISNPDLTWERSTNTNLGLDVSVLRNKIDLVAEYYWTNTDGILWDRRLPTSSGGYDAKTPYKKTSNIAASKNEGFELAINTKNIETENFKWSTSFTYTHAKEKLTNIDLGNLSVSQLISEGLFIGQTPAAGGVFYDYKKIGIWQLGQEAEAALYGAKPGDIKLQTVEQFDANGVSDNGVHVYSTKDRMIVGNNVPDYFFGLQNTLKYKNFDFTVFVNGRYGGMMRAQVLGYWNKEAQPSTYDYWTQDNPTNDFPRPGGTFNTQFQSALELVDASYIKIKNITIGYSMPEDFLKKSGLNSLRLYATAYNPFVFSRSHLLKDVDPENGGSDSFPLFKQVIFGLNLSL